From Cellulosimicrobium sp. ES-005, one genomic window encodes:
- a CDS encoding peptide deformylase: protein MRQGVDEGLREHVVALLDAYDDGVLPIVQAGHPVLRTPAVPYAGQLGDVLPRFLDAMRATMHAAPGVGLAAPQVGIGLAIAVVEDPGAPDADDERERPPLAFRVLVNPRYEAVGDETRTFFEGCLSVHGWQAERTRARSVRLTGQDEAGEPFDDVLTGWAARIVQHETDHLRGELYVDAADLRTLASTLGVARLPGHPG from the coding sequence GTGCGGCAGGGGGTCGACGAGGGGCTGCGCGAGCACGTGGTCGCGCTCCTCGACGCGTACGACGACGGCGTGCTGCCGATCGTCCAGGCGGGCCACCCCGTGCTGCGGACCCCGGCCGTGCCGTACGCCGGGCAGCTCGGCGACGTGCTGCCCCGGTTCCTGGACGCGATGCGCGCGACGATGCACGCGGCGCCCGGGGTGGGGCTCGCCGCGCCGCAGGTCGGGATCGGCCTCGCGATCGCCGTCGTCGAGGATCCCGGCGCACCCGACGCGGACGACGAGCGCGAGCGGCCCCCGCTCGCGTTCCGCGTGCTCGTCAACCCGCGGTACGAGGCCGTCGGCGACGAGACCAGGACGTTCTTCGAGGGCTGTCTCTCGGTGCACGGCTGGCAGGCGGAGCGGACGCGCGCCCGCTCGGTGCGACTCACCGGGCAGGACGAGGCGGGCGAGCCGTTCGACGACGTGCTCACCGGGTGGGCGGCGCGGATCGTCCAGCACGAGACCGACCACCTGCGCGGCGAGCTGTACGTCGACGCCGCGGACCTGCGCACGCTGGCGTCCACGCTCGGGGTCGCGCGGCTCCCGGGTCACCCGGGCTGA